A genomic window from Levilactobacillus yonginensis includes:
- the mprF gene encoding bifunctional lysylphosphatidylglycerol flippase/synthetase MprF: MGKQLWNGIQKHLTLIKGIFIFSVLIFIIREVGHIAREVNGEQIRVELAGLGTGMFLLLLVGGFVAVLPMLVYDFTIVKFLPGHFSTGYIVRSGWVTNTFTNLAGMGGLLGASLRANFYAKSASKKQVLYAISKIALFLLAGLSLLCWVALILLFGLDIGAPYRVYWFWLLGGGLYFPGVFIFTRISDGEFFADLTWRRELSLIVGSSLEWGSCALFFLLIGWALGLPIPLLAVLPMFVVASVAGVVSMIPGGLGAFDVFMIIGLGLLGVSRADATGWLLLYRLFYYLLPFGVGVGFFIHDIGHRLNRFLNGLPVAAIRRAAQLFVTTFMYFSGVMMLLFATIPDVVLANHFYLRLVPYMFYFLNQLTNIVMAFLLIGLARGVGARVQRAFWPTLVVLVIAIGNTLWQENFPAGLAVLLGVVFVCLLLARPELYRAGFHYSWGGLLVDGSIFVVTFLSYTVLGLFTLNEGHRHWPLLPDSWLLPSMQVWLNGLGGLLLALLILVLINRYLTGRPVAWLREPFDADRVRRVIRQFGGNEVSHLAFLRDKQVYFYQEGGVDQLFLLYRQRADKLLVMGEPIGNQTAVPAALQAFMHDADQAGFRPVFYEISESLTIRLHEMGFDFLKVGEEGHVDLHDFTLAGKAHRGERALINKFKREGYQFALLQPPFSTAQLVELETISTSWLGDETEKGFSMGFFDRDYLNEAPIAVMQDAAGKVVAFANLMPTGDQRMTSIDLMRASRDAPSGIMDGLFVYLFETCREEGYQSFNLGMAPLANVGVSEFSFIEERAAHLIYEYGYNFYSFQGLRAYKEKYVTTWQPKYLAYRRRQSLIFSMLQLILTINRPTAKEKAAPKWLGGWLSNMATWPNRE, translated from the coding sequence ATGGGGAAGCAACTCTGGAATGGAATTCAAAAGCATCTAACATTGATTAAGGGTATTTTTATATTTTCTGTATTAATCTTCATCATTCGTGAGGTGGGCCACATTGCCCGCGAAGTGAATGGTGAACAGATCAGGGTGGAGCTGGCTGGCCTGGGAACGGGCATGTTTTTGTTGCTCCTAGTTGGTGGGTTTGTGGCTGTTCTGCCGATGTTGGTCTATGATTTCACCATTGTAAAATTTTTACCCGGTCATTTTTCTACGGGCTACATTGTCCGCAGCGGTTGGGTCACCAATACTTTTACCAACCTAGCAGGAATGGGCGGTTTGCTGGGGGCAAGTCTCCGGGCCAACTTTTACGCCAAATCAGCCAGTAAGAAGCAGGTGCTTTACGCGATTTCGAAGATTGCCCTGTTTCTGCTGGCTGGTCTGTCACTTCTTTGCTGGGTCGCCTTGATTCTGCTCTTTGGGCTGGATATTGGTGCACCGTACCGAGTCTATTGGTTTTGGCTACTCGGCGGGGGGCTGTACTTTCCGGGCGTATTTATCTTCACCCGGATCAGTGACGGGGAGTTTTTTGCGGACCTGACCTGGCGGCGAGAGCTTAGTCTAATCGTTGGGTCCAGCTTGGAGTGGGGGAGCTGTGCGCTCTTCTTTCTGTTGATTGGCTGGGCGTTAGGCCTCCCAATTCCCTTACTGGCAGTGCTGCCCATGTTCGTTGTGGCCTCAGTGGCGGGGGTCGTTTCCATGATTCCCGGTGGATTAGGGGCCTTTGATGTCTTTATGATTATTGGACTGGGCCTGCTAGGTGTGAGTCGGGCGGACGCTACCGGCTGGCTGCTCCTATACCGTTTGTTTTACTACCTCCTGCCGTTTGGTGTAGGGGTGGGCTTCTTCATTCATGACATTGGACATCGTCTGAATCGCTTCTTAAACGGCCTCCCAGTGGCGGCCATCCGTCGAGCTGCCCAGTTATTCGTGACGACCTTCATGTACTTCTCTGGCGTCATGATGTTGTTATTTGCCACGATTCCAGACGTGGTCCTGGCTAACCACTTCTATTTACGGTTGGTACCCTACATGTTTTATTTCTTAAATCAGCTCACCAATATCGTGATGGCCTTTCTATTGATCGGATTGGCTCGCGGCGTGGGGGCCCGGGTCCAACGGGCCTTTTGGCCGACGCTGGTGGTACTGGTCATTGCCATTGGTAATACATTGTGGCAGGAGAACTTTCCGGCTGGTTTGGCGGTACTGTTGGGCGTGGTCTTCGTCTGTCTACTATTGGCTCGACCTGAGCTGTACCGAGCTGGTTTCCACTATTCCTGGGGCGGCTTGCTGGTGGACGGTAGCATCTTCGTAGTGACCTTCTTGAGCTATACCGTACTGGGACTCTTTACCTTAAATGAAGGCCATCGTCACTGGCCACTGTTACCAGATTCGTGGCTGCTGCCTTCCATGCAGGTTTGGCTGAATGGTCTAGGCGGACTACTGCTAGCCTTGTTGATTTTGGTGCTGATTAACCGCTATTTAACTGGTCGGCCCGTGGCTTGGCTTCGAGAGCCCTTCGATGCAGACCGGGTGCGGCGGGTGATTCGTCAATTTGGTGGGAATGAAGTCAGTCATCTTGCCTTTCTGCGGGACAAACAGGTGTACTTTTACCAGGAAGGCGGGGTCGATCAGCTCTTCTTACTCTATCGGCAACGAGCCGATAAACTATTAGTCATGGGGGAACCCATTGGGAATCAAACAGCCGTTCCCGCCGCGTTACAGGCCTTTATGCACGATGCCGACCAGGCTGGATTCCGGCCCGTCTTTTATGAGATCAGCGAGTCCCTAACGATTCGGTTACACGAGATGGGTTTCGACTTTTTGAAGGTTGGTGAAGAGGGCCACGTTGACCTGCACGACTTTACTCTCGCTGGCAAGGCCCACCGTGGTGAACGAGCCTTGATCAATAAATTTAAGCGGGAAGGGTATCAGTTTGCCCTCCTTCAGCCGCCATTTAGTACGGCACAGTTGGTCGAGCTTGAGACAATATCAACGTCTTGGTTAGGTGACGAGACTGAGAAGGGGTTCTCAATGGGGTTCTTTGATCGGGATTATTTAAATGAAGCACCGATTGCCGTTATGCAGGATGCAGCGGGAAAAGTGGTGGCGTTTGCTAATCTTATGCCAACTGGCGACCAACGCATGACGTCGATTGATTTAATGCGGGCCAGTCGGGACGCACCGTCAGGGATTATGGACGGCTTGTTCGTGTACTTGTTTGAAACTTGCCGTGAAGAGGGCTATCAGAGCTTTAATTTGGGGATGGCACCACTCGCTAACGTTGGGGTGTCCGAGTTTAGTTTCATTGAGGAGCGGGCAGCCCATTTGATCTACGAATATGGCTATAACTTCTACAGCTTCCAGGGATTACGGGCCTATAAGGAAAAATACGTGACGACTTGGCAACCAAAGTACCTGGCATATCGTCGCCGTCAGTCGTTGATCTTTAGCATGTTACAGCTTATCTTGACGATCAATCGTCCAACCGCTAAGGAAAAGGCAGCTCCCAAGTGGTTAGGCGGTTGGCTGAGCAACATGGCGACATGGCCAAACCGTGAGTAA